In one Streptomyces sp. NBC_01241 genomic region, the following are encoded:
- a CDS encoding response regulator, producing MREQGKITVFLLDDHEVVRRGVHELLSVEDDIEVVGEAGTAADALVRIPATRPDVAVLDVRLPDGSGVEVCREIRSQDESIKCLMLTSYADDEALFDAIMAGASGYVLKAIRGSELLSAVRDVAAGKSLLDPVATAQVLERLRDGKKGRGDDKLDSLTDQERKILDLIGEGLTNRVIGERLHLAEKTIKNYVSSLLSKLGMERRSQAAAYVARLQAEKG from the coding sequence GTGCGCGAACAAGGAAAAATCACCGTTTTTCTGCTGGACGACCACGAAGTCGTCCGGCGCGGAGTCCATGAATTGCTCTCGGTCGAGGACGACATCGAGGTCGTCGGCGAGGCCGGCACGGCGGCGGACGCGCTGGTCCGCATCCCCGCGACCCGCCCCGACGTGGCGGTGCTCGACGTACGGCTGCCGGACGGGAGCGGGGTGGAGGTCTGCCGGGAGATCCGTTCCCAGGACGAGAGCATCAAATGCCTGATGCTGACCTCGTACGCCGATGACGAGGCACTGTTCGACGCGATCATGGCGGGCGCCTCGGGGTATGTGCTGAAGGCGATCCGCGGCAGCGAACTGCTGAGCGCGGTTCGGGACGTGGCGGCCGGGAAGTCGCTGCTGGACCCGGTCGCGACCGCCCAGGTGCTGGAGCGGCTGCGCGACGGAAAGAAGGGCCGGGGCGACGACAAGCTCGACAGTCTCACCGATCAGGAGCGCAAGATCCTCGATCTGATCGGGGAGGGGCTGACGAACCGGGTGATCGGCGAGCGGCTGCACCTCGCCGAGAAGACGATCAAGAATTATGTCTCCAGCCTGCTCTCCAAACTGGGCATGGAACGGCGCTCGCAGGCCGCCGCGTACGTGGCCAGGCTGCAGGCCGAGAAGGGCTGA
- a CDS encoding pyridoxamine 5'-phosphate oxidase family protein — MSSEELHAIDLLGRVPYGRLATSMRALPILAIARHIVVDGRVVLRMHRGLGYHEACDGTVVAYGADNFNTTPSGDDGELWSVQFTGPAEIVHPTPEQRERFGADPTRMNGEPFAPAYLGVDPHFASVHTLGLPRKSAEPQRSVI; from the coding sequence ATGTCCTCTGAGGAACTCCACGCGATCGATCTGCTCGGCCGCGTCCCCTACGGCCGGCTGGCGACGAGCATGCGAGCCCTCCCGATACTGGCGATCGCCCGTCACATCGTCGTCGACGGCCGCGTCGTCCTGCGGATGCACCGCGGCCTCGGCTACCACGAGGCCTGCGACGGCACGGTCGTGGCGTACGGGGCCGACAACTTCAACACCACGCCCTCGGGGGACGACGGCGAGCTGTGGTCCGTACAGTTCACCGGTCCCGCCGAGATCGTGCACCCGACCCCCGAACAGCGGGAGCGCTTCGGCGCCGACCCCACCCGGATGAACGGGGAGCCCTTCGCCCCGGCCTACCTCGGGGTCGACCCGCACTTCGCCTCCGTGCACACATTGGGCCTCCCACGCAAGTCAGCCGAGCCGCAACGCAGCGTGATCTAA
- a CDS encoding phosphotransferase, whose protein sequence is MLRRYPDAGEPLTCKPVTQGLLNHGYRVSTTRGRYFLKHHLDDATADRATIVRQHRATQRLQSLGVPVAPPVEDTEGDTVTEIGGRCYALHPWVDGLHRAGAQLTAAQSQRLGALLGAVHTGLEQVMEAGTGLAGRSGGYRSPDAADTFALIDDLLAAARGRRPRDSFDELAEHRLLERRALLEQHADRRPPTPGVPATGWVHGDFHPLNVLYRGTDPVAIVDWDRLGVQPRAEEAVRAAAIFFVQPAGKLELEKVRAYAGAYRRAAGAGAAELAAAVHRVWWERLNDFWILRWRYCLHDRRADPQFPAVSALAVWWTREYEAVCEAFTG, encoded by the coding sequence GTGCTGCGCCGCTACCCGGACGCCGGTGAACCCCTCACCTGCAAACCAGTCACTCAAGGCCTCCTCAACCACGGCTACCGCGTCTCCACCACCCGCGGCCGCTACTTCCTCAAGCACCACCTCGACGACGCCACCGCCGACCGCGCCACGATCGTCCGCCAGCACCGCGCCACCCAGCGGCTCCAGTCACTCGGCGTGCCCGTCGCCCCGCCCGTGGAGGACACCGAGGGCGACACGGTGACGGAGATCGGCGGCCGGTGCTACGCCCTGCACCCCTGGGTCGACGGGCTGCACCGGGCCGGCGCCCAGCTCACCGCCGCCCAGTCTCAGCGGCTCGGGGCGCTGCTCGGGGCCGTGCACACCGGGCTCGAACAGGTCATGGAGGCGGGCACGGGGCTCGCGGGGCGGTCCGGCGGGTACCGGAGCCCCGACGCCGCCGACACGTTCGCGCTGATCGACGACCTGCTGGCGGCCGCGCGCGGGCGCCGCCCCCGGGACTCCTTCGACGAGCTGGCCGAACACCGTCTCCTGGAGCGGCGGGCCCTGCTGGAACAGCATGCCGACCGCAGACCGCCCACCCCCGGCGTCCCGGCCACCGGGTGGGTGCACGGCGATTTCCACCCGCTGAACGTCCTCTACCGGGGCACGGACCCGGTCGCGATCGTCGACTGGGACCGGCTGGGGGTCCAGCCCCGCGCGGAGGAGGCGGTACGGGCCGCGGCGATCTTCTTCGTGCAGCCGGCCGGGAAGCTGGAGCTGGAGAAGGTACGGGCGTACGCGGGGGCCTACCGGCGGGCGGCCGGGGCGGGGGCGGCGGAACTGGCCGCGGCGGTGCACCGCGTGTGGTGGGAGCGGCTCAACGACTTCTGGATACTGCGCTGGCGGTACTGCCTGCACGACCGAAGGGCCGACCCGCAGTTCCCTGCGGTGTCGGCCCTGGCGGTCTGGTGGACGCGCGAGTACGAGGCGGTGTGCGAGGCGTTCACGGGGTGA
- a CDS encoding protein kinase domain-containing protein has translation MAPDSEANGGGVSDGTDSWGIDGVVGDGRYRMTHRLGRGGMAEVFAAEDVRLGRTVAVKLLRSDLAEDPVSKARFTREAQSVAGLNHHAIVAVYDSGEDVVGGQTVPYIVMELVEGRTIRELLLSAEAPPPEQALIIVSGVLEALAYSHQHGIVHRDIKPANVIITNSGAVKVMDFGIARALHGAQSTMTQTGMVMGTPQYLSPEQALGKAVDHRSDLYATGCLLYELLALRPPFTGETPLSVVYQHVQDIPVPPSEVLGAVPPELDGMVMRSLAKDPDDRFQSAEEMRGLVQYGLQMLQVQGGHTGTWNTGPVAMHEGGHTPAMGITGGTMAMGHPQHGDTSQGPILPPMNPDDGGYEGGHGGGGGGGRGKLWLFIVLALIAIGAGVAIAVYAADIGDTKQEKTPATTSSSPSSPESSPEPSDQQSEQSQLPESSTGNQQNSPPKQRPYTPPVTPSQSSEPPSTEPSAPNTGDGGTGTATGGAGGTGDGSTGTSGDSSGTGDGSSSGAGDSGGTDTSTGSTGATGSDAAGGSLGGPGGNPVSGGGTTP, from the coding sequence ATGGCACCCGATTCCGAAGCAAACGGCGGCGGAGTTTCGGATGGCACCGACTCCTGGGGCATCGACGGCGTCGTCGGTGACGGACGTTACCGGATGACCCACCGGCTCGGCCGGGGCGGAATGGCGGAGGTCTTCGCGGCCGAGGACGTCAGGCTGGGACGTACGGTCGCGGTGAAGCTCCTGCGTTCCGATCTCGCGGAGGACCCGGTCTCCAAGGCCCGGTTCACGCGCGAGGCGCAGTCGGTCGCGGGCCTCAACCACCATGCCATCGTCGCCGTGTACGACTCCGGCGAGGACGTGGTGGGCGGCCAGACCGTCCCCTACATCGTGATGGAGCTCGTCGAGGGCCGCACCATCCGCGAACTGCTCCTCAGCGCCGAGGCGCCGCCGCCCGAGCAGGCCCTGATCATCGTCTCGGGCGTGCTGGAAGCCCTCGCGTACTCGCACCAGCACGGCATCGTGCACCGTGACATCAAGCCCGCCAACGTGATCATCACGAATTCGGGCGCGGTCAAGGTGATGGACTTCGGCATCGCCCGTGCGCTGCACGGCGCGCAGTCGACGATGACGCAGACCGGCATGGTCATGGGCACGCCGCAGTACCTCTCCCCCGAGCAGGCGCTGGGCAAGGCCGTCGACCACCGATCCGACCTCTACGCCACCGGCTGCCTGCTGTACGAACTCCTGGCGCTGCGGCCCCCGTTCACGGGCGAGACGCCGCTCTCCGTCGTATATCAGCATGTGCAGGACATTCCGGTCCCGCCGTCCGAGGTGTTGGGCGCGGTGCCGCCGGAGCTGGACGGGATGGTCATGCGCTCGCTCGCGAAGGACCCGGACGACCGGTTCCAGAGCGCCGAGGAGATGCGCGGCCTCGTCCAGTACGGCCTGCAGATGCTCCAGGTGCAGGGCGGCCACACGGGTACGTGGAACACCGGCCCGGTCGCGATGCACGAGGGCGGCCACACGCCGGCGATGGGGATCACCGGTGGCACGATGGCGATGGGCCACCCGCAGCACGGGGACACCTCGCAGGGCCCGATCCTGCCGCCGATGAACCCCGACGACGGGGGCTACGAAGGCGGACACGGGGGCGGAGGTGGGGGCGGCCGAGGCAAGCTGTGGCTGTTCATCGTGCTCGCGCTGATCGCGATCGGGGCCGGTGTCGCCATCGCGGTCTACGCCGCGGACATCGGCGACACGAAGCAGGAGAAGACGCCCGCGACGACCTCCAGTTCACCGTCCTCGCCGGAGAGTTCGCCCGAGCCGAGCGACCAGCAGAGCGAGCAGAGCCAACTGCCGGAGAGCTCCACCGGCAATCAGCAGAACTCGCCCCCGAAGCAGCGGCCCTACACCCCGCCGGTCACCCCGAGCCAGTCGTCCGAGCCTCCGTCGACGGAACCGTCCGCGCCGAATACGGGCGACGGCGGTACGGGTACGGCGACCGGCGGCGCGGGAGGTACGGGCGACGGCAGCACCGGTACGAGCGGCGACAGCTCAGGTACGGGCGACGGCAGCAGCTCGGGTGCGGGTGACAGCGGCGGCACCGATACGAGTACGGGCAGTACGGGCGCTACGGGCAGCGATGCGGCCGGGGGGTCCCTCGGCGGACCTGGCGGCAATCCCGTATCGGGCGGCGGCACCACCCCGTGA
- a CDS encoding protein kinase domain-containing protein, with product MSQDGAHGAQGRYAGGSVAGGRYQLRDLLGEGGMASVYLAYDSALDRQVAIKTLHTELGREQSFRERFRREAQAVAKLQHTNIVSVFDTGEDELGGAVMPYIVMEYVEGQPLGSVLQADIQHYGAMPADKALKVTADVLAALDTSHEMGLVHRDIKPGNVMVTKRGVVKVMDFGIARAMQSGVTSMTQTGMVVGTPQYLSPEQALGRGVDARSDLYSVGIMLFQLLTGRIPFDADSPLAIAYAHVQEEPVAPSTINRSITPAMDALVARALKKNPNERFPSAAAMQDEIARVLSASGQPGAPVIVAGGGAPANSGSGVGSAVFPPVDQSTPAPQNVQMPYQPGPYQSGPYGAPAPAPTPAPSYGYPQSAPAYQSQAPMSPMSPMRQQTPPPYTIAPQPQTQGGSGGGGTRRNMPVIVGSIVVALVAIGGLITVLMLKDNPGTKGASPSESSASSEHKDPERNRTMKTDACTDPMENSDDPNKVDAPSFLYKDILSAKACADAAGWTIKQIKVPGNAYAEDQVIDQFPTSGTAVPKTGAHFELRIATGDPA from the coding sequence ATGAGCCAGGACGGCGCACACGGCGCTCAGGGGCGCTACGCGGGCGGTTCGGTCGCCGGCGGCCGATACCAGCTTCGCGACCTGCTCGGCGAAGGCGGGATGGCGTCCGTATATCTGGCCTACGACTCCGCTCTGGACCGCCAGGTCGCGATCAAGACGCTCCACACGGAGCTGGGCCGCGAGCAGTCGTTCCGCGAGCGGTTCCGGCGCGAGGCACAGGCCGTTGCCAAACTGCAGCACACCAACATCGTCTCGGTCTTCGACACCGGCGAGGACGAGCTCGGCGGCGCGGTGATGCCGTACATCGTCATGGAGTACGTGGAGGGGCAGCCGCTCGGCTCCGTACTCCAGGCGGACATCCAGCACTACGGGGCGATGCCGGCCGACAAGGCGCTCAAGGTGACGGCCGATGTGCTGGCCGCGCTGGACACCAGCCACGAGATGGGCCTGGTCCACCGCGACATCAAGCCCGGCAATGTGATGGTGACCAAGCGCGGTGTCGTGAAGGTCATGGACTTCGGCATCGCCCGCGCCATGCAGTCGGGCGTCACCTCGATGACGCAGACCGGCATGGTCGTCGGCACCCCGCAGTACCTCTCGCCCGAGCAGGCCCTGGGCCGCGGGGTGGACGCGCGCTCCGACCTGTACTCGGTCGGCATCATGCTGTTCCAACTGCTGACCGGGCGCATCCCGTTCGACGCGGACTCGCCGCTCGCCATCGCGTACGCGCATGTCCAGGAGGAGCCGGTCGCGCCCTCCACCATCAACCGGTCGATCACCCCGGCGATGGACGCGCTCGTCGCCCGCGCGCTGAAGAAGAACCCGAACGAGCGCTTCCCCAGCGCCGCGGCCATGCAGGACGAGATCGCGCGCGTGCTGAGCGCGAGCGGGCAGCCGGGTGCCCCGGTGATCGTCGCGGGCGGCGGCGCCCCGGCGAACAGCGGTTCGGGCGTCGGCTCGGCGGTCTTCCCGCCGGTCGACCAGTCCACTCCGGCGCCGCAGAACGTGCAGATGCCGTACCAGCCGGGCCCGTACCAGTCGGGGCCGTACGGTGCGCCGGCCCCGGCGCCCACTCCGGCCCCGTCATACGGCTATCCGCAGTCGGCTCCGGCGTATCAGAGCCAGGCGCCGATGTCTCCCATGTCCCCGATGCGGCAGCAGACCCCGCCGCCGTACACGATCGCGCCGCAGCCCCAGACGCAGGGCGGCTCCGGCGGGGGCGGCACCAGGCGGAACATGCCGGTGATAGTCGGCTCGATCGTCGTCGCGCTGGTCGCGATAGGCGGGCTGATCACGGTGCTCATGCTGAAGGACAACCCGGGTACGAAGGGGGCCTCCCCCAGCGAGTCGTCGGCGTCGAGCGAGCACAAGGATCCGGAACGGAACCGGACGATGAAGACCGATGCGTGCACGGACCCCATGGAGAACAGCGACGACCCGAACAAGGTCGACGCACCGAGTTTCCTCTACAAGGACATCCTCTCCGCGAAGGCGTGCGCGGACGCGGCGGGCTGGACGATCAAGCAGATCAAGGTGCCGGGGAACGCCTACGCGGAGGACCAGGTCATCGACCAGTTCCCGACCTCCGGAACCGCCGTGCCCAAGACGGGCGCCCACTTCGAACTCCGCATCGCGACGGGCGACCCGGCCTGA
- a CDS encoding PadR family transcriptional regulator, whose product MSIRHGLLALLEQGPRYGSQLRTEFESRTGSTWPLNVGQVYTTLSRLERDGLVVQDDEDDQGHALYAITDDGRTELRNWFETPVDRISPPRDELAIKLAMAVGAPDVDIRAVIQSQRHHTLKAMQDYTRLKAQALADVPANRDEVAWLLVVEQLIFQAEAEARWLDHCESRLARLAEAAATEPEAEVRTPGRTPAGRVPARITRPRSRH is encoded by the coding sequence ATGTCGATCCGTCACGGGCTACTGGCCCTGTTGGAGCAGGGGCCCCGATACGGCTCGCAGCTCCGCACCGAATTCGAGTCGCGCACCGGCTCCACCTGGCCGCTGAACGTCGGCCAGGTGTACACGACGCTGAGCCGGCTGGAGCGCGACGGCCTGGTCGTCCAGGACGACGAGGACGACCAGGGGCACGCCCTCTACGCCATCACCGACGACGGCCGCACCGAGCTGCGCAACTGGTTCGAGACGCCCGTCGACCGCATTAGTCCGCCCCGCGACGAGCTGGCCATCAAGCTCGCCATGGCGGTCGGCGCGCCCGATGTGGACATCCGGGCCGTCATCCAGTCCCAGCGCCACCACACCCTGAAGGCGATGCAGGACTACACCCGCCTCAAGGCACAGGCCCTGGCCGATGTCCCGGCCAACCGCGACGAGGTCGCCTGGCTGCTCGTAGTGGAACAGCTGATCTTCCAGGCGGAGGCGGAGGCCCGCTGGCTGGACCACTGCGAGTCCCGGCTGGCCCGCCTCGCCGAGGCCGCCGCCACGGAGCCGGAAGCCGAGGTACGTACGCCCGGCCGCACCCCGGCAGGCCGCGTCCCTGCCCGTATCACCCGTCCGCGCAGCCGGCACTGA
- a CDS encoding ABC transporter ATP-binding protein — translation MSSRAPSRSASSSGTPLSVDAPVLELRALTRTHGTGVAEVHALRGVNLAVHTGELVAVMGPSGSGKSTLLTIAGGLDTATSGQVIIEGQDISGLGRKGVAALRRRSVGYVFQDYNLIPALTAAENIALPRELDGVSVRKARKEARAALEEMKLLEIADRFPDEMSGGQQQRVAIARALVGDRRLVLADEPTGALDSETGEAVLALLRNRCDQGAAGVMVTHEPRYAAWADRVVFLRDGSIVDQTLPADADSLLTAEGAQ, via the coding sequence ATGTCCTCACGCGCCCCGTCCCGATCCGCGTCCTCGTCCGGCACACCGCTGTCGGTCGACGCACCGGTGCTCGAACTCCGAGCGCTCACCCGCACCCACGGCACCGGCGTCGCCGAAGTACACGCCCTGCGCGGCGTCAACCTCGCCGTACACACCGGTGAACTCGTCGCCGTCATGGGCCCCTCCGGCTCCGGCAAGTCGACCTTGCTGACCATCGCCGGCGGTCTCGACACCGCGACCAGCGGCCAGGTCATCATCGAGGGCCAGGACATATCCGGCCTCGGCCGCAAGGGCGTCGCAGCCCTGCGCCGCCGCAGCGTCGGCTATGTCTTCCAGGACTACAACCTGATCCCGGCGCTGACCGCCGCCGAGAACATCGCCCTGCCGCGCGAGCTCGACGGGGTCTCCGTGCGCAAGGCCCGCAAGGAGGCGCGGGCGGCCCTGGAGGAGATGAAACTCCTGGAGATCGCCGACCGGTTCCCGGACGAGATGTCGGGCGGTCAGCAGCAGCGCGTCGCGATCGCCCGCGCACTGGTGGGGGACCGGCGCCTCGTGCTCGCCGACGAACCGACCGGGGCGCTCGACTCCGAAACCGGCGAGGCCGTGCTCGCACTGCTGCGCAACCGCTGCGACCAGGGTGCGGCCGGTGTGATGGTGACGCACGAACCGCGCTACGCCGCCTGGGCGGACCGGGTCGTGTTCCTCCGGGACGGTTCGATCGTCGACCAGACGCTCCCCGCCGACGCCGACTCGCTGCTGACCGCCGAGGGCGCCCAGTGA